A genomic region of Alnus glutinosa chromosome 11, dhAlnGlut1.1, whole genome shotgun sequence contains the following coding sequences:
- the LOC133880858 gene encoding uncharacterized protein LOC133880858 — protein sequence MAAPSNKSSSTPTISSRANFNSRNSELGNPMRRSFSGSPFAKPSIVANPRGFNPNTPANSPSDISRINSMGRESVVVSLREDHEDKENTKDQNPTPGRVRSPAFTSRGTKNFMSPTISAASKIAASPKKKILVDMNEPARTSVSLSSEKNSFRSVRFSDVVEHIDAKADDTGLPEKKIETSDYKEGTFTASNSFRSVRFSDVVEHIDAKADDTGLHEKKFETSDYKEGTFTASLTSEAVTDEPATVTDEPDCVNLDPTFKISPTSSCSWSCPTTLAPLDADPSMPPYDPKTNFLSPRPQFLHYRPNPRVESYLNDESDGRRLEESFSDTEVTEETQSEDSQKESEDGSSDEIVEEDQEEVRVSEDSQKENEDVSSGEILTGVSEPTPISTQLPKEKPQFFTRSKFIVLLLVLSLAGLSISVITKSPVIAPVVLKESIFFEIYDSSGITESAKANLDGLARNFWLWYADSISFVSELMSNFRGVHISDPLHYCNLTALSEDIPLNGYLTFDRSYKGNVLGSFKEREVHIEPVEEEEGQPELEVDEDSGVALEELDDPESEYEGQVSQGKIEEVSEEHGTSESEEVLQALEALEELDDPESEYEGQVSQEKIEEVSEEHGTSESEEVLQALEAEVIIQADNSEARVTSESEEVLQALGAEVIQADNSEAKTTQKEVVLAGNVNFQEQPVMPPKGEEIQSEVSEAVELQVENEMISFDKMESAKVDENPESSELDTSAENLQSSEVGEFPINGTTDNKHFREAVLGIALLVLALLAATVFMYMRKDKRTSSSDSAINVEQPLLTKKLDSSPMSVSTEHNVLERRPSWPTEVEMVGESCPSEMSSFDRSSSYSKKGLKESSEAQSQEKRRKPRNNYKGESLASSSSDFSMGSPSYGSFTTYEKVPTKLGHGDEETTIITPVRRSSRIRKQVTSP from the exons ATGGCTGCTCCTTCAAACAAATCTTCTTCTACGCCAACAATTTCAAGCAGAGCCAATTTCAATTCAAGAAACTCAGAACTTGGAAACCCCATGAGAAGGAGTTTCAGTGGGAGCCCATTTGCGAAACCCTCAATTGTTGCCAACCCGAGAGGCTTCAACCCGAATACTCCGGCTAATAGTCCTTCAG ATATTTCTCGAATAAACTCTATGGGGAGAGAAAGCGTGGTGGTCTCTTTACGGGAGGACcacgaggacaaagaaaatacaaaagacCAGAATCCAACTCCGGGGAGAGTCCGATCACCGGCTTTCACTTCGAGGGGCACAAAGAATTTCATGTCCCCGACGATCTCAGCGGCTTCCAAGATTGCCGCGTCTCCAAAAAAGAAGATACTGGTTGATATGAACGAGCCAGCTCGGACTTCTGTTTCGCTCTCCAGCGAAAAAAATTCATTCCGGTCTGTGAGATTCTCCGATGTAGTGGAACATATTGATGCAAAGGCTGATGATACTGGTTTGCCGGAGAAAAAGATTGAGACCTCGGATTACAAGGAGGGAACTTTTACGGCTTCTAATTCATTCCGGTCTGTGAGATTCTCCGATGTAGTGGAACATATTGATGCAAAAGCTGATGATACTGGTTTGCACGAGAAAAAGTTTGAGACCTCTGATTACAAGGAGGGAACTTTTACGGCTTCTTTAACTTCAGAAGCTGTCACCGATGAACCAGCGACTGTCACCGACGAACCAGATTGTGTTAATCTTGACCCGACATTTAAAATTAGTCCGACTTCTTCGTGTTCGTGGTCGTGTCCGACGACATTAGCGCCTCTTGATGCAGACCCTTCAATGCCTCCCTATGATCCTAAAACCAATTTCCTCTCTCCGAGGCCTCAGTTTCTTCATTACAGACCAAATCCTCGAGTTGAGAGTTATCTCAACGATGAAAGTGATGGCAGGCGGCTCGAGGAAAGCTTTTCGGACACTGAAGTTACAGAAGAGACCCAGTCTGAGGATTCCCAGAAAGAAAGCGAGGATGGTTCTTCGGATGAAATAGTAGAAGAAGATCAAGAAGAGGTCCGTGTGTCTGAGGATTCTCAGAAAGAAAACGAGGATGTTTCTTCGGGTGAAATACTAACGGGGGTTTCTGAACCAACCCCCATTAGTACTCAATTGCCAAAGGAGAAGCCACAGTTCTTTACGAGATCAAAATTCATTGTGCTGCTTTTGGTTCTCTCACTCGCTGGTTTATCAATCTCAGTTATTACCAAGTCTCCAGTCATTGCTCCCGTTGTGCTTAAAGAGTCGATCTTTTTTGAGATTTATGATTCATCTGGAATTACTGAATCAGCAAAAGCAAATTTGGATGGTTTAGCTAGAAATTTTTGGCTGTGGTATGCTGATTCTATCTCCTTTGTCTCGGAGCTGATGTCAAATTTCAGAGGAGTACATATTTCGGATCCCCTCCATTATTGTAACTTGACTGCTTTGTCAGAGGATATACCCCTTAATGGGTACCTTACGTTTGATCGCAGTTATAAAGGAAATGTCTTAGGGTCATTTAAGGAGAGAGAAGTTCATATTGAACCAGTAGAAGAGGAGGAGGGTCAGCCTGAGCTTGAAGTCGATGAGGACAGTGGAGTCGCTTTAGAAGAACTTGATGACCCAGAATCAGAATATGAAGGACAAGTAAGCCAAGGAAAGATTGAAGAGGTTTCAGAAGAGCATGGTACTTCAGAATCTGAGGAAGTGCTTCAGGCTCTAGAGGCTTTAGAGGAACTTGATGACCCAGAATCAGAATATGAAGGACAAGTAAGCCAAGAAAAGATTGAAGAGGTTTCAGAAGAGCATGGTACTTCAGAATCTGAGGAAGTGCTTCAGGCTCTAGAGGCTGAGGTTATTATTCAAGCAGATAATTCAGAAGCGCGTGTTACTTCAGAATCAGAGGAAGTGCTTCAGGCTCTAGGGGCTGAGGTCATTCAAGCAGATAATTCAGAAGCGAAGACGACCCAgaaagaagttgttcttgctggTAATGTAAACTTCCAGGAACAGCCAGTTATGCCTCCAAAGGGTGAAGAAATTCAATCTGAGGTTTCTGAAGCTGTGGAACTCCAAGTTGAAAATGAGATGATTTCCTTTGATAAAATGGAGTCTGCCAAAGTAGATGAGAATCCTGAAAGCTCAGAATTGGATACTTCAGCCGAGAATCTACAAAGTTCAGAAGTTGGGGAGTTTCCAATCAATGGGACAACAGATAATAAGCATTTTAGAGAGGCTGTGCTGGGAATTGCTTTGCTGGTTTTGGCCCTTCTTGCAGCTACAGTTTTCATGTATATGAGGAAAGACAAAAGAACAAGTTCCTCAGATTCTGCAATCAATGTAGAGCAACCTCTGTTGACTAAGAAATTGGATTCTAGTCCAATGTCAGTTAGCACTGAGCATAATGTCCTCGAGAGACGACCATCTTGGCCCACCGAGGTGGAAATGGTTGGAGAATCATGTCCTTCGGAAATGAGCAGCTTTGACAGGAGCTCCTCTTACAGCAAGAAAGGACTGAAGGAGTCAAGTGAAGCGCAGAGCCAGGAGAAGAGGAGGAAGCCCAGAAACAACTATAAGGGGGAATCACTTGCCTCTTCTTCCTCAGATTTCTCCATGGGTTCGCCTTCTTATGGAAGTTTTACCACTTATGAGAAGGTTCCGACCAAGCTT GGGCATGGAGATGAGGAGACTACTATTATTACGCCAGTTAGGCGCTCAAGTAGAATCAGAAAGCAAGTCACTTCTCCATGA